From Streptomyces sp. Edi4, one genomic window encodes:
- a CDS encoding SDR family oxidoreductase, translating into MHIFVTGGSGQTGPAVVAELVAAGHNVTGLARSDAAATRLESLGATPHRGSLDDHDSLRRGAEAADGVLHMAYGGDFSDLDDMMRRDRTAIETLGQPLEHSGKPLVITSGTLVMPAGRETTEKDEPDAAGIAAFRIAGERACLGFAARGVRASVVRLAPTVHGPEDHGFIPMLIATARKTGVSAYVGDGTNRWPAVHRIDAAVLFRLALEKAPAGSVLHGVAESGVTMKSIAQTIARGLDLPAVSLTPDEAARHYVSPFMARVYGFDAPVSSAHTQDLLGWSPTHPTLLHDLEHGDYLATPAS; encoded by the coding sequence GTGCATATCTTTGTCACTGGTGGTTCTGGCCAGACCGGCCCCGCCGTCGTCGCCGAGCTCGTCGCGGCCGGCCACAACGTCACTGGTCTGGCGCGCTCGGATGCCGCAGCCACCCGGCTGGAGTCGCTGGGCGCCACACCACACCGCGGTTCCCTGGACGACCACGACAGCCTGCGCCGCGGCGCCGAGGCCGCTGACGGTGTCCTGCACATGGCCTACGGCGGCGACTTCTCCGACCTCGACGACATGATGAGGCGCGACCGGACCGCGATCGAGACTCTCGGCCAGCCGTTGGAACACTCGGGCAAACCGCTCGTCATCACTTCGGGCACGCTGGTCATGCCCGCCGGCCGGGAGACCACCGAGAAGGACGAACCCGACGCGGCCGGGATCGCCGCCTTCCGTATCGCGGGCGAGCGAGCCTGTCTGGGCTTCGCCGCCCGGGGAGTACGCGCGAGCGTGGTCCGCCTCGCTCCTACCGTCCACGGCCCTGAAGACCACGGCTTCATCCCCATGCTCATCGCCACCGCGCGAAAGACCGGCGTCTCGGCCTACGTCGGCGACGGCACCAACCGGTGGCCCGCAGTGCACCGGATCGACGCCGCGGTCCTGTTCCGCCTGGCCCTGGAGAAGGCTCCTGCGGGCAGTGTGCTGCACGGAGTAGCCGAAAGCGGCGTCACCATGAAGAGCATCGCGCAGACCATCGCCCGGGGCCTGGACCTGCCCGCGGTCTCGCTGACCCCCGACGAGGCTGCCAGGCACTACGTCAGCCCGTTCATGGCCAGGGTCTACGGCTTCGACGCGCCCGTCTCCAGTGCTCACACACAGGATCTGCTCGGCTGGTCTCCCACCCATCCGACACTTCTCCATGACCTGGAGCACGGCGACTACTTGGCCACGCCGGCCTCATGA
- a CDS encoding polymorphic toxin type 28 domain-containing protein, translated as MSVEDTAKHILLKMGLWWPDANSGTLRTAASAWRTFADSVDDVRGPTNTTARSLIHHNKGESIEAFDTFWSRYAKDKDAGWLGDLAVSARAMAKFLDKFADAIDDAIHKLWEHIAIDAVVIAAGVTAAILTAGIASGAATVAADAVIELGATLGVAVSATVAEIVAETVITAAFAGVENVTIDAAVAQPLNMAAGFQHGFNLDEVNRAAEDGMLYGGALGAGSGVLRAGASASMADQLMRVPSLRPDLVDLGPAARNGERIPCVGEPIDVATGAMLMTATDLTLPASLPLIFQRTHLSSYRGGVCFGPTWISTLDECVQIDGEGVVFAAADGMRLVYPVPKPGVPTLPVTGPRWPLEWDGKPDGVMTVTDPDTGITRTFTTPFPSGSFGTFHLPVDAWSDRNGMRIDVERTTDGIPTGLRHSGGYYVAVDTEGPRITALRLLDQMPDAYTSDASREGGTVAIRYGYDAAGNLSEVTNSSGRPLTFTYDDAGRMTKWTDRNGTWFSYTYDGQGRVTHTEGVDGILSGSLAYDDFTCTTTYTDSLGHSTVHRHNSQGLVVEETDQLGNITLTEWDERGTKPLAVTDPLGRTTRYTYDDAGHLTRVTLPDDATVQASYNELGLPVEVIEPGGARWLHTYDEHGNLLITTDPLGAETRHSYDASGHPVTVTDALGHTRGMRVNPAGLPLSITDELGRTTIVHRDSFGRIAKIIDPLGHSTRLSWSVEGKPQHVQHPDGSMELWSWDGEGNLQSHTNQAGEVVRHTSGAFDVPATRTDPDGATYSFTHDTELRLTRVTNPQGLTWSYTYDPAGRLTAERDFNGRTLRYDHDASGALRSRTNGAGETSRFARDARGRVTEQVDDAGRATTYAYGPDGGLTHAVSSDALLAIAYDDLGRVLTESVNDHTVTYAYDELGRRTRRVTPSGSSTHWIYDAAGQPVELRTDHGQLRFTYDASGRETERRVGADIVLAQVWDNTDRLTLQTLAASGNSESGRLLQHRSYTYRADGYLTEVRDLTTGTRTFDLDPIGRVTRVRAHGWSETYAYDTAGNLTQTAAPHAKHAEDSEERMLEGTLIRRAGRTRYEYDAQGRMARRIRKLLNGRSLTWAYTWNAQDRLTGLTTPTGEQWHYAYDPCGRRIAKYRVADDGSEADRTDFVWDDSRLCEQLASDGRATSWDYAPGTHVPLTQITHQRRVPGTSFLAQLAHDSGEDHQAPQFHAVITDTAGSPTELVTKDGRVPWQQRTTLWGNRLSAPTDSDSAVDCPLRFAGQYFDAETGNHYNYFRYYDPETARYLSLDPLGLTPAPNPSTYVHNPLTWGDPLGLNPCELGLSTGAQRALEKLENIKQDPVGEINSQPNHNHYNAARREANGEVVARKADGTPFDHIADLTQARNGLDKVRRVLDSEIQNPPDTLTSRGIDVLVSKRKETVRLLDRLNGFLASIGHR; from the coding sequence TTGAGCGTCGAGGACACAGCCAAGCACATCCTCCTGAAGATGGGCCTGTGGTGGCCCGACGCCAACTCCGGGACACTGCGCACCGCGGCATCGGCCTGGCGGACATTCGCCGACTCGGTCGACGACGTACGCGGTCCGACGAACACGACGGCGCGCTCGCTCATCCACCACAACAAGGGCGAATCGATCGAGGCGTTCGACACGTTCTGGTCCCGGTACGCCAAAGACAAGGACGCCGGCTGGCTGGGCGATCTGGCTGTCTCGGCCCGGGCAATGGCCAAGTTTCTGGACAAGTTCGCCGATGCCATCGACGACGCGATTCACAAGCTGTGGGAACACATCGCCATCGACGCGGTCGTGATCGCCGCCGGCGTCACCGCCGCCATCCTCACCGCCGGCATCGCCTCCGGAGCGGCCACGGTGGCTGCGGATGCCGTCATCGAACTCGGCGCCACGCTCGGTGTCGCGGTGTCCGCCACGGTGGCCGAGATCGTCGCGGAGACCGTGATCACGGCCGCCTTCGCAGGCGTCGAGAACGTGACCATCGACGCCGCGGTGGCCCAGCCCTTGAACATGGCGGCGGGTTTCCAGCACGGCTTCAACCTGGACGAGGTCAACCGGGCCGCCGAGGACGGCATGCTCTACGGTGGCGCGCTCGGCGCGGGCAGCGGCGTGCTGCGGGCCGGGGCGAGCGCGTCCATGGCGGATCAGCTGATGCGCGTGCCTTCGCTACGCCCCGACCTGGTCGATCTGGGCCCGGCGGCACGCAATGGCGAGCGCATCCCCTGTGTGGGCGAGCCGATCGATGTGGCCACGGGCGCGATGCTGATGACGGCCACCGACCTCACCCTGCCCGCCTCCCTGCCGCTCATTTTCCAGCGCACTCACCTGTCCTCCTACCGGGGCGGCGTCTGTTTCGGACCCACCTGGATATCGACGCTGGACGAATGCGTCCAGATCGATGGCGAGGGCGTAGTGTTCGCCGCTGCCGACGGCATGCGCCTGGTCTACCCCGTCCCCAAACCGGGCGTGCCCACCCTGCCGGTGACCGGCCCGCGCTGGCCTCTCGAATGGGACGGCAAGCCGGACGGCGTCATGACCGTCACCGATCCGGACACCGGCATCACCCGCACCTTCACCACTCCCTTCCCGTCCGGTTCCTTCGGCACCTTCCATCTCCCGGTAGACGCCTGGTCCGACCGCAACGGCATGCGCATCGACGTCGAACGCACCACCGACGGCATCCCTACGGGCCTGCGCCACTCGGGCGGCTACTACGTCGCCGTCGACACCGAAGGCCCCCGCATCACCGCCCTGCGCCTGCTCGACCAGATGCCCGACGCCTACACCTCTGATGCCAGTCGTGAGGGCGGCACCGTCGCCATACGCTACGGCTACGACGCGGCGGGCAACCTGAGCGAAGTCACCAACTCCAGTGGTCGACCGCTCACTTTCACCTACGACGACGCCGGCCGGATGACCAAGTGGACCGACCGGAACGGCACTTGGTTTTCCTACACCTATGACGGCCAAGGGCGCGTCACACACACCGAGGGCGTCGACGGAATCCTTTCTGGAAGCCTTGCCTACGACGACTTCACATGCACAACCACATATACCGACTCCCTCGGGCACTCCACCGTCCACCGGCACAACTCCCAGGGGCTGGTGGTAGAAGAGACCGACCAGCTCGGCAACATCACCCTTACCGAATGGGACGAACGCGGCACGAAGCCACTCGCTGTTACTGATCCACTCGGCCGCACCACTCGCTATACCTACGATGATGCCGGACATCTCACGCGGGTCACCCTGCCCGACGACGCAACAGTGCAGGCGTCCTACAACGAACTGGGCCTGCCGGTCGAGGTCATCGAGCCCGGAGGGGCTCGCTGGCTGCACACCTATGACGAGCACGGCAACCTCCTCATCACCACCGATCCCCTCGGTGCCGAGACCAGGCACTCGTATGACGCTTCAGGTCACCCGGTGACCGTCACGGACGCCCTGGGCCACACTCGCGGCATGAGGGTGAACCCGGCCGGACTCCCCCTGTCCATCACGGATGAGTTGGGGCGCACGACGATCGTGCACAGGGATTCGTTCGGGCGGATCGCAAAGATCATCGATCCGCTCGGCCACAGCACTCGCCTGTCCTGGTCCGTCGAGGGAAAGCCGCAGCACGTCCAACATCCCGACGGAAGCATGGAGTTGTGGTCTTGGGACGGCGAGGGGAACCTCCAGTCACATACCAACCAAGCAGGTGAAGTCGTCCGCCACACATCCGGCGCGTTCGACGTACCCGCCACCCGCACCGACCCTGACGGTGCGACATACTCCTTCACCCACGACACGGAGCTACGCCTCACGCGTGTCACCAATCCGCAAGGACTGACCTGGTCGTACACCTACGACCCGGCCGGACGGCTCACCGCGGAGAGGGACTTCAATGGCCGGACCCTCCGCTACGATCATGACGCTTCGGGCGCTCTGCGTTCACGTACGAACGGAGCGGGAGAAACCTCGCGTTTCGCTCGCGATGCGCGGGGGCGCGTCACCGAACAGGTCGATGATGCGGGCCGTGCCACGACCTACGCATACGGACCGGACGGCGGCCTGACCCACGCCGTGAGCTCTGATGCGCTGCTTGCCATTGCCTACGACGACCTGGGCCGAGTTCTGACAGAGTCCGTCAACGATCACACCGTCACGTACGCCTACGACGAGCTCGGTCGCCGTACGAGGCGCGTCACGCCGTCGGGGTCGAGCACACATTGGATCTATGACGCGGCAGGTCAGCCTGTTGAACTGCGCACGGATCACGGTCAGTTGCGGTTCACGTACGACGCTTCGGGGCGCGAAACGGAACGTCGCGTCGGCGCTGACATCGTTCTTGCCCAGGTCTGGGACAACACCGACCGCCTCACCCTGCAAACCCTGGCGGCATCAGGCAACTCAGAGAGTGGCCGACTCCTACAACACCGCAGCTACACATACCGGGCCGACGGATACCTCACCGAAGTCCGCGACCTCACCACTGGCACTCGGACGTTCGACCTCGACCCAATTGGCCGGGTGACACGTGTTCGCGCCCACGGCTGGTCCGAGACCTACGCATACGACACCGCGGGAAACCTCACCCAGACCGCAGCCCCGCACGCCAAGCACGCCGAGGACTCCGAAGAGCGGATGCTCGAGGGAACACTGATCCGCCGTGCGGGACGAACACGGTACGAATACGACGCCCAAGGCCGTATGGCCCGCAGGATTCGCAAGCTCCTCAATGGGCGGAGTCTGACCTGGGCGTACACATGGAACGCCCAGGACAGGCTGACCGGACTGACGACGCCGACAGGCGAGCAGTGGCACTACGCGTACGACCCATGTGGCCGTCGCATCGCGAAATACCGAGTCGCGGACGATGGATCGGAAGCCGATCGCACAGATTTCGTCTGGGACGATTCGCGTCTCTGCGAACAACTCGCCTCAGACGGTCGGGCCACATCCTGGGACTACGCCCCAGGGACGCACGTTCCACTCACGCAGATCACCCACCAACGCCGTGTTCCCGGCACATCCTTCCTGGCTCAACTCGCGCATGACAGCGGCGAAGACCACCAGGCCCCACAATTCCACGCCGTCATCACGGACACCGCCGGAAGCCCGACAGAACTTGTCACCAAGGATGGCCGAGTGCCATGGCAACAACGGACCACACTCTGGGGAAACCGCCTCTCCGCCCCGACGGACAGTGACTCCGCAGTGGATTGCCCGCTTCGCTTCGCCGGGCAGTATTTCGACGCTGAGACCGGAAACCACTACAACTATTTTCGCTACTACGACCCTGAGACCGCCCGTTACCTCAGCCTGGATCCTCTTGGCCTGACCCCTGCACCCAACCCCTCCACCTACGTCCATAACCCACTCACGTGGGGGGACCCTTTGGGGCTCAACCCCTGCGAGCTGGGGCTGAGCACCGGCGCACAGCGCGCACTCGAGAAACTCGAGAACATCAAGCAGGACCCTGTCGGCGAGATCAACTCGCAGCCGAACCACAATCACTACAACGCCGCACGCCGCGAGGCGAACGGTGAGGTGGTCGCAAGGAAGGCGGACGGCACCCCCTTCGACCACATCGCGGACCTCACACAGGCTCGCAACGGCCTGGACAAAGTCCGTAGAGTCCTCGACTCCGAGATCCAGAACCCTCCGGACACACTCACCTCGCGTGGCATCGACGTCCTGGTGAGCAAACGCAAGGAAACGGTTCGGCTGCTCGACCGCCTCAACGGATTCCTCGCCTCCATCGGCCACCGATAG